The Streptomyces sp. NBC_00483 genome contains the following window.
CCCGACCGTGCACGCCCACGTCACCACCGACGACGCCCGGCCCGAGATCGTGCGCGTCCTGGAGGCGGGCGCGAAGGCGCCGGACGACGCCGTCGGTGAGGTGTCCGCCGAGTGGCTGGCGGAGGGCGAGCGACGGGTACGTGGGGTTTTCGTAGTGGTTCGGGCCGGCTGACGAGCTCTGGGCGTTGCGTGCCTCCGGGTGATCATCAAATCTGACATCGTGGGCAGGTCGCCGATGACCAGTGGCGACGACTTCCTGCACCGACGTCCGAATGGTTTGGATGTGGTTTTTTGATCTGGGGGGCAACACGCATGACAGCGATCCGACGTCCGCGACGGCTGGCACGCATCTTCACAGGAGCGGCCCTCTCGGTGGGTGCGCTGCTCGGCGCGGCCGCCGCACCGGCGGCGGCCGCTGACCCCAACCCCGAAGCGGCCGTCACCTATCAGGAGGTCGGCGACAGCGTCGGCGTCCGGGTGGGGCTGACCCAGGACGGTTCGTTCCTCGGCCAGGTGGAGTTCGACCCGGCCGCGCAGCAGCTCCGCGTCCTGGACACCAAGAACGACGACGACACGTTCTACGTGCACGTCTCCTCGACGCAGGGCGGTGCCGAGCACAACCTGGGCACGTACTCCGCGTCCGGCAGCGAGGCCCCCGTGGACTCCGTCGTGAAGAACTTCGACCTGCCGAAGGGCACGCCCCTCGACATCGAGGTGTACGACGACGCGGCACTCACCGACTACATCGGTGGGGCGCGCGGCACCGGTTCGGCGATCGCCTGACACCGGCCCCCAGGGGCACCGCGTACGGCGGTCCGGGCGCGCACAGCGCGTGCCCGGACCGCCGTACGCGTTCCGGGCGCCCTGTCCCGCGCCGCGGCCGTGCGGCTACCGTCTCGGGGACACGCGACTCAGGCATACGACGCGCAACCGCAGAGGTGAGCACGTGAAGGCCATCCGTCGATTCACCGTCCGACCGGTCCTGCCCGAACCCCTCGCTCCGCTACAGGACTTGGCGCGCAATCTGCGCTGGTCCTGGCATGCGGGGACCCGTGACCTGTTCGCCGCGGTGGACCCCGACCGCTGGGCCGCGTCCGACGGCGACCCGCTGCGGCTGCTCGGCAGCGTGCCGCCCGAGCGGCTCGCCCGGCTCGCGGGCGACGAGGACTTCCTCGCGAGGCTGAGCGAGGTCGCCGACGATCTGCGCGGCTATCTGCACGACGACCGCTGGTACCAGGAGCGGGCGCGACAGTCCCAACTACCGGCGGGAATCGCCTACTTCTCGCCCGAGTTCGGCATCACGGCCGCGCTCCCGCAGTACTCGGGCGGCCTCGGGATCCTCGCCGGCGACCACCTCAAGGCCGCGAGCGACCTCGGGGCACCGCTGATCGGCGTAGGACTGCTGTACCGGCACGGCTACTTCCGGCAGTCGCTCTCCCGGGACGCCTGGCAGCAGGAGACATATCCCGTCACCGACCCGAACGAGCTGCCGTTGACCCTGCTCCGGGAGCCCGACGGCACCGCGGTGCACCTCGCGCTCGCCCTGCCCGGCGGGCGCCGGCTGTTCGCGCGCGTGTGGCAGGCGCAGGTGGGGCGGGTGCCGCTGCTCCTCCTCGACTCGGACGTCGAGGAGAACGACGCCCACGAACGGGATGTGACCGACCGGCTCTACGGCGGCGGCAGCGACCACCGGCTGTTGCAGGAGATGCTGCTGGGGATCGGTGGGGTCCGCGCCGTCCGCGCGTACTGCCGGCTCACCGGACATCCCGAACCCGAGGTCTTCCACACCAACGAGGGGCACGCGGGCTTCCTCGGCGTGGAGCGGATCGCCGAACTCGCCGAGCGGGGAACGGACTTCGACTCCGCGCTCGAAGCGGTGCGGGCGGGCGCCGTCTTCACGACGCACACCCCCGTACCCGCCGGCATCGACCGCTTCGACCGGGAGCTCGTCGCCCGCCACTTCGGCGCCGCGGCCGAGCTGCCTGGCCTCGACGTGCAGCGCATACTCGACCTCGGCATGGAGACGTACGCGGGCGGCGACCCGAACGTCTTCAACATGGCGGTGATGGGGCTGCGGCTCGCGCAGCGCGCCAACGGCGTCTCCACGCTGCACGGCTCCGTCAGCCGGGACATGTTCGCCGGGCTGTGGCCGGGATTCGACGTCGAGGAGGTGCCGATCGCCTCCGTGACCAACGGCGTGCACGCACCGACGTGGGTCGCCCCCGAGGTGTACCGGCTCGGAGCGCGGCAGATCGGGGAGCGGCGCACCGAGGACGCCCTGTCGGTCGGCGGCTCGGCCCGCTGGGACGCCGTCGGCGAGATCGCCGACCGGGACATCTGGGAGCTGCGCGGCGAACTGCGCCGGCAGCTCGTCGACGAGGTGCGCGAACGGCTCGCCGCGTCCTGGCGGCAGCGCGGCGCGGGCGCGGCCGAACTCGGCTGGATCGACGGCGTGTTGGACCCGAACGTGCTCACCATCGGCTTCGCGCGCCGCGTGCCCTCGTACAAGAGGCTCACGCTGATGCTGCGCGATCCGGACCGGCTGATGCGGCTGCTGCTCGACGAGGAGCGGCCGATCCAGATCGTGGTCGCGGGCAAGGCGCACCCGGCCGACGACGGCGGCAAGCGGCTCGTGCAGGAGCTGGTGCGGTTCACCGACGACCCGCGGGTGCGGCACCGCATCGTCTTCCTGCCCGACTACGGGATGGCGATGGCGCAGAAGCTCTACCCCGGCTGCGACGTCTGGCTGAACAACCCGCTGCGGCCGCTGGAGGCCTGCGGGACCTCCGGCATGAAGGCGGCCCTCAACGGCTGCCTCAACTTGTCGGTCCTGGACGGCTGGTGGGACGAATGGTTCGCGCCCGACTACGGCTGGGCCATCCCGACGGCCGACGGAACGGCCACCGACGAGCACCGGCGCGACGACCTGGAGTCGGCCGCGCTGTACGACCTCCTGGAGCGCCGGGTGACGCCGCGCTTCTACGAGCGCGGCCCCGAAGGGCTGCCCGACCGCTGGATCGAGATGGTCCGCCAGACCCTCACGCACCTCGGCCCGAAGCTCCTCGCGGGGCGTATGGTCCGCGAGTACGTGGACCAGCTGTACGCCCCCGCCGCCGGGTCCGCGCGCGCCCTCACCCCGGATGCGGCACGGGACCTCGCGGCGTGGAAGGCGCGGGTCCGCGCCGCCTGGCCGCGCGTCACCGTCGACCATGTGGAGGCCTCGGCGGGCGGCGCCGAGCTGGGTGCCACCCTCGGCCTCCATGTCCGGGTCGCGCTCGGTGAGTTGGGCCCCGACGACGTCGAGGTGCAGGCCGTGGCGGGACGGGTCGACACCGAGGACCGGATCACCGAGCCGACGACGGTGCCGCTGAAGCCTGTCGGCGGGCCGGACGGGGAGGGGCGCTGGGCGTACGAGGGGCCGCTCGCCCTCGACCGTAGCGGCCCCTATGGGTACACCGTCCGTGTGCTGCCGGCGCATCCGCTGCTCGTGTCGGCGGCGGAGACGGGGCTTGTTGCCGTGCCGACGGAGGCGACGCAGGAGGGGGCCGGGGTGTTGTTGCGGTGAGATCGTACGGGGGCGGGGCCCGGGGCTCTGCCCCGGGCCCCGCCCCCCTTGGGGCTCAATTGGTGCTTACGGGAACGTCAGCTTGAAGCTGTTGATGTAGCCCGTGTCCTGCTGGCCGAGGTCCTGGACCTTCAGCTTCCAGGTGCCGTTCGCGGTCTCCGCGGAGGCGTTGACCGTGTACGTGGTCTGGATGTTGGGCGTCGGGTCGTACGCCGAGCTGTGCAGCCGGTACGTGCGGCCGCTCGGGCCGACCAGGTCCACCTGGAGGTCACCGCTCCACGTGTGCACGATGTCGACGCCGACCTTCAGGGTGGAGGGTGCCGCGCCGCTCACGCCGGTGACCGCGACGGACGACGTGACGGCGGCCCCCGGGGAGTCGGGGATCGTCACGTTCGCGTCGTTGGTGAACGTCTTGCCGGTGCCCGGGTCGCCGCCGCCGGACCGGGCGCCTACGGCCACCCCGGCCCACGCGTCCTGCACGGCCTTGTACTCGGCGGACGTCGTCCCGTACAGCTCACCGGCGGCCGCGAGGGTGCCGGTGCGGGCGCCCGCGTAGTTCGTCGTCGACGTGAACTTCGTGGACAGCGCCTTGAACCAGATCAGCGCCGCCTTGTCGCGGCCGATGCCGGTGACCGGAAGGCCGTCGGAGGTCGGCGAGTTGTAGGTCACGCCGTTGATCGTCTTCGTTCCGCTGCCCTCGCTGAGCAGGTAGAAGAAGTGGTTCGCCGGGCCCGACGAGTAGTGCACGTCGACGCCGCCGATGCCCGAGTACCAGGCGTCCTTGGACGCGCCGTCCTTGCTCGGCTTGTCCATGTAGCGCAGCGGCGTCCCGTTGCCATTGATGTTGATCTTCTCGCCGATGAGGTAGTCGCCCACGTCGGTCGAGTTGTTGGCGTAGAACTCCACCGTGGAGCCGAAGATGTCGGACGTCGCCTCGTTCAACCCGCCCGATTCACCGGAGTAGTTGAGGCCCGCGGTGTTCGACGTGACGCCGTGCGTCATCTCGTGCGCGGCCACGTCGATCGACGTCAGCGGGTGCGTGTTGCTCGTGCCGTCGCCGTACGTCATGCAGAAGCAGCTGTCGTCCCAGAACGCATTGACGTACGCGTTGCCGTAGTGGACCCGGCTGTATGCGCCGACGCCGTCACCGCGAATGCCGGACCTGCCCTGCACGTTCTTGTAGTAGTCCCAGGTCAGCGCGGCGCCGTAGTGCGCGTCGGCGGCGGCCGTCTCGGTGTTGGTGGCGGCGCCGTTGCCCCACACGTCGTCGGCGCCGGAGTAGAGGGTGCCCGTCCCCGACGTGCCGCGGTTCAGGTTGTACGTCTTGTGGGCGCCGCGGGTGGTGTCGTTCAGCGTGTACGAGGAACCGGACTGCGCGGTGCCGAGGATGACGGTGCCGCTGTACTGGGTGTTGCCCGTGCCGGTCTCGATCGCCTGCCACTCGTGGAGCTTCTTGCCGGTGGTGGCGTCGGTGATGACGTGCAGCGCGTTCGGGGTGCCGTCGTCCTGGAGGCCGCCGACGACGGTCTCGTACGCGAGGGTGGGCTGCCCCTTGGTTGCGCCCTGGCCGAGCCAGACGACCTTGCGGGGCGCCTTGTCGGCCTCGGTCTTCTTCGAACCGTCGGCCTTCGCGAGCTTCAGGGCCTGGGTCTCGGCGGTGGCCGGCTTCACGTCGGGGGTGGTGTCGACGTTCTTGAGGTCGGCCTTGGCGGCCTTGGTGACGTCCTTGGCCTTGCCGGACTTCGTGGCTTCGACGATCAAGTCGCCGCCCAGGACGGGGAGTCCGCCGTAGGTGCGCTCGTAGCGGGTGTGGGTGGTGCCGTCCTTGTCCTGGAGGACGTCCCGTACGACGAGCTTCTCCTGCTTGCCGAGGCCGAGGTCCTTCGCGGTGTCGGCCTTGCCGGCGTTCGCCTCGCGTATCAGCTCGGCGCGTTCGGCGGGGGAGAGCTTGGCGGGGAGGGAGCCGGGGTCGGCGCCGGTCGCGTCCGCGGTGGCGGGGAGGGTCTGGAAGGTGACCGTCAGCAGGGCGGCGACGGTGCCGGCGGCGATGGCCGTGGCCCGGCGTCGGGGTGAGCCGGGTCTGAGGGAGCCTGTGTTCTTGCGCAACGCTGAACTCCTTCTGCATGGCCGCGAGTTGGGTGTGCGGCCAGTGGGGAACGGGCGGCGGGTGGCCGGCCCGGCAGAGCGCAGTGCGGAGTGGTGCGGTTCGGAAGCGTGGCATTGGGCGGGTGGGTGTGTCAGGAGCCCGTCAACATGTTGGCCGGAAATCGTTCGGTCTCCGGTGGGGACCGTTCGATAACCGTTGAACCGATCAAGCCCCGCCGGCGATTGAGGCGCGGGGTCCGGGGCAGAGCCCCGAGACCGCAACACATGTGTGGCGAGATCAGCCGACGACGCTCTCGCGCCATGCCCGGTGTAGGTCCGCGAACTCGCCGGTACCCGCGATGAGTTCCTCCGGTGACCCGTCCTCGACGACCCGGCCCTCCGCCATCACCAACACCCTGTCCGCGATCTCCACCGTCGACAGGCGGTGGGCGATGACGACGGCCGTGCGGCCGTGCAGCACCGTCTGCATGGCCCTTTGCACCGCACGCTCGCCGGGGATGTCGAGGGAGCTCGTCGCCTCGTCGAGGATCAGGACCGCGGGGTCGGCGAGGAGGGCGCGGGCGAAGGCCACCAGCTGGCGCTGGCCTGCCGAGATCCGGCCGCCCCGCTTGCGGACGTCCGTGTCGTAGCCGTCCGGGAGCGCCGCGATGAAGTCGTGGGCGCCGATGGCCTTCGCGGCCTGTTCGATCTCCTCGCGGGTCGCCTCGGGGCGGCCGATCGCGATGTTCTCGGCGACCGTCCCGGAGAACAGGAACGCCTCCTGCGTCACCATCACCACGCTGCGCCGCAGCTCGGCGTTGGAGAGTTCGCGCAGGTCCATGCCGTCGAGGAGGACCTCGCCGTGCGAGGGGTCGTAGAGGCGGGCGAGGAGTTTGGCGAGGGTCGATTTGCCGGCTCCCGTCGAACCGACCACCGCCACCGTCTGTCCTGCCGGCAGTGTCAGGTCGAAGCGGGGGAGGACCTCGCCGCCGGTGCGGTAGCCGAAGGAGACCGACCGGAAGTCGACCTCGCGGCCCGGCTGTTCGCTCTCCCGGGCCGTCAGGGAGCGCGGCGTGGCCGGTTCCGGTACCGAGGGCGCCTGGACGAGGAGGCCCGCGATCTTCTTGAGGGACGCGGCCGCGCTCTCGTACGCGTTGAGGAACATCGCCAGGCGGTCGATCGGGTCGTACAGGCGCCGGATGTAGAGCACCGCCGCCGCCAGTACGCCGAGTTCGAGCGTGCCGCCCGCGACCCGGTACGCGCCCCACAGCACCATGCCCGCCACCGCCGTGTTCGCGAGCAGCCGGGAGCCGATCACGTAGCGCGCCATCTCCAGCATCGCCGTGCCGTTGGACCGCTCGTGCCGGTGGTTGAGGCGCGCGAAGTGCTCGTCGTTGGCCTGTTCACGGCGGAAGGCGCGTACGGGGCGGATGCCGTTCATGGTCTCGACGAACTTCACGATGACCGCGGCGATCGCGGAGGAGCGCTCCGCGTACGCTCGCGCCGCCCGCTGCCGGTACAGCTTGATCATGACGTACAGCGGCGCGAAGGACAGGGCCGCGACCGAGCCGATGCCGAGGTCGAGCCAGAGCAGCATCGCCGTGATGTAGATCGATCCGACGACGACGTTGACCAGTTCCTGGAGGCCCTCGCTGAGCAGTTCGCGCAGCGCCTCGACGTCCGTGGTGGCCCGCGAGATGACCCGGCCCGACGTGTACCGGTCGTGGAAGTCCACGCTCAGCGCCTGCGCGTGCCGGAAGATGCGGCCGCGCAGGTCGACCAGCACGTTCTGGCTGACGACGGCGGAGAGCCGGATGTACGCGTACACGAAGGCCGCCGAGCCGACCGCGCAGAGCAGGAAGCCCGCGCCGACCGCGACCAGCGGCCCGTAGTCGTGCGCCCGGAACGCGGGGACCGCGCTGTCGATGGCGTACGCGACGATCAGCGGGCCGGACTGTACGGCGGCCTGTTGCAGGAGCAGGGCGAGGACGGTGAGGGCCACCGTGCGGCGGTGGGGCGCGAGCAGCGAGCGCAGCAGGCCGCCCGTCGCGCCCTCGGGTGTCGGCAGGTCGTCCTGGTCGAACGGGTCGCCGGGGGAGGGGAGTTGGATGTTCTCCGGGTCCTGGGCCTCGCCCTGCGTGCCCGTCTTGTCGTTCGGCTTCGTGGTCGTCGTCATACGCGTTCCGTCTCCGTCCCCGAGCCCGTCTCCTCGGTGTGCTCGCCCGACATCAGATGTCTGTACTCGGCGTTCTTGCGCAGCAGTTCGTGGTGGGTGCCCACCGCCGTGATCCGGCCATCGGACAGCAGCGCCACCCGGTCGGCGAGCAGCACCGTGGACGGCCGGTGCGCGACCACGAGCGCCGTGCTGTCGGCGAGCACCCGGCGCAGCGCCGCCTCCACCGCGGCCTCCGTGTGCACATCGAGCGCGGACAGCGGGTCGTCGAGGATCAGGAAGCGGGGCGTGCCCACGACGGAGCGGGCCAGGGCGAGGCGCTGGCGCTGGCCGCCGGACAGGCTCAGGCCCTGCTCGCCGACCTCCGTGTCGACGCCGTGGGGCAGCCGGTTCACGAACCCGGCCTGCGCGACGTCGAGCGCCTGCTCCAGCTGCGCGGGTTCCGTGGCCGCGGGGGCGCCCATCAGGACGTTCTCCGCGACCGAGGCGGAGAACAGGGTGGGTTCCTCGAACGCCACGGACACCAGCTCGCGCAGCTCGGCGCGCGGCATCGCGGTGATGTCGCGGCCGTCGAGCGTGATGCGGCCCTCCGTCACGTCGTAGAGCCGGGGCACGAGCGCGGTGAGCGTGGTCTTGCCGCAGCCGGTCGAGCCGACGAGCGCCATGGTCTCGCCGGAGCGGATGTGCAGGTCGACGCGGGCGAGGGTGGGGGTGGAGTCCTCGGCGGCGTCGGGGTAGCGGAAGGCGACGCCCTCGAACCGCAGCCCGTCGTCAGCGTGTTGGCCCGCGTCCGGGGCCGCGTCCGCGTCCGCGAGGACGCGCGGGTCCTCCGGATCCGAGTCCATCACCTCGAAGTACCGCCGCGTCGCCGTCGCCGCCTCCTGGCTCATCGCGAGCAGGAAGCCGATGGACTCGATGGGCCAGCGCAGCGCGAGCGCCGTGGACAGGAATGCGACGAGCGTGCCCGCGGACAGCGAGCCGTCGGAGACCTGGATCGTGCCGATCACCAGGGCCGCCCCGAGCGCCACCTCGGGAAGCAGCGTGATCACCGTGAGGATCCCGGCGAGCAGCCGCGCCTTGACCAGTTCCGTGCCGCGCACCGTGCGCGCCAGGTCGCGGAAGGCGCGCGCCTGGCTGCGGTGCCGGCCGAAGCCCTTGATGACGCGGATGCCGAGGACCGACTCCTCGACGACCGTCGTCAGATCGCCGACCTGGTCCTGGGCGCGCCGCGAGGCCTTCGCGTACCCGTCCTCGAAGCGGTAGCAGAACGCGATCAGCGGGACGGCCGGGGCGAGCAGCACGAGGCCGAGCCCCCAGTCCTGGACGATGAGTACGGAGAGGCCGGCCAGGATCGTCACCCCGTTGACGATCAGGAACGTCAGCGGGAAGGCGAGGAACATCCGCAGCACCATCAGGTCCGTCGTGCCGCGCGACAGCAACTGGCCCGAGGCCCACCGGTCGTGGAAAGAGACCGGGAGCCGCTGCAGATGCCGGTACAGATCGGCCCGCAGCGCCGCCTCCACCCCCGCGAGCGGCCGCGCCACGAGCCATCTGCGCAGCCCGAACAGGAGCGCCTCCGCGATGCCGAGCGCGAGCAGCACCCCGGCGCCCAGCCACACCCCGCCCGGGTCCCGCTCGGTCACCGGGCCGTCCACGATCCACTTCAGGACCAGCGGGAAGACCAGCGCCAGACACGACGCGAGCACCGCCACGAACGCCGCGCCCGCCCACCGCGCACGCACCGGACGCACGTACGGCCACAGCCGCAACAGCGTCCGCACGGCGGAGAGTTGACCGGTCGTCTCTGTGGTGGCACGTGTAGTCGTCGGCATCAGGGGCGAGCCTACGGTTTGCCACTGACAACGCCCACCGAGTTTCGGACGGTACGACTCCGGGGGCCGGTGGTCGTACCGTCCGACCCTGGTGGTCGTACCGCTCGGCCCCGGTGGTCGTACCGCCCATCAACCGATCGGTTGATGCGTGCTCGAGCGCGTTGGCCGATGCCCCGGCAGGGCCCGCGCGGCGACGCTTGATGCCATGACCACCACCACAGCACCGCTCATCGAGGTCGCCGGGCTGCGCAAGACGTACGCCGGGCGGGCCGTCGTCGACGGGGTGTCCTTCACCGTCGGCGAGGGCGAGATCTTCGGGATCCTCGGGCCGAACGGAGCCGGCAAGACCACCACCGTCGAATGCGTCGAGGGACTGCGCGCGGCCGACGAGGGGCACGTACGGGTCGCGGGGCTCGATCCCGTACGCGACCACGCACAGGTCACCGGGATCCTCGGCGCGCAGCTCCAGGAGAGCGAGATCCAGCCGAAGCTGACCGTGAAGGAGGCGCTGGAGCTGTATTCCGCCTTCTATCCCGCGCCCCTCGACTGGCGGCCGCTCGCCGACCGGCTCCGCCTCACCGACAAGCTCGGCACCCGCTTCGCGAAGCTCAGTGGCGGACAGAAGCAGCGCCTGTTCATCGCGCTCGCCCTCGTCGGCAACCCCCGCGTCGTCGTCCTCGACGAGCTGACCACCGGGCTCGACCCGCGCTCGCGTCGCGACACCTGGGAGCTCATCGAGGAGGTGCGCGACAGCGGCGTCACCGTCCTCCTCGTCACGCACTTCATGGAGGAGGCGCAGCGGCTCTGCGACCGGATCGCCGTGATCGACAGGGGGCGGGTCGCCGCGCTCGACACCCCGGCGGGCCTGATCAGCCGGGCCGCCGGGTCGACCGTCATCTCGTTCAGCCCGTCCGCGCCGCTGGACGAGCGTGAGCTGGCCGGGCTGCCCGCGGTCACGTCCGTGGACCACAAGGACGGCCGCGTGACCCTCAACGGCACCGACGAGACGGTCACCGCCCTCCTCAGCTTGCTTGCACGCCAGCACATCACCGCCCACCAACTCCGCGTGTCCGACGCCACGTTGGACGACGCGTTCCTCGACCTCACGGGAGCCGGCCAGTCATGAGCACCGTCACCGCGCCCACCACCACAGCCGTCCCGGCCGACCGGGCATCCGTCGACCGGGCCGTCCTCAAGGCCGAGTTCACGCTGTTCCGGCGCGAGGCCGGCAGCCTCGTCGGGATTCTGCTGTTCCCCGTCGTCCTGCTCGTGATCCTCGGCTCCATCCCGGCCTTCCGGGAGACCGACGCGGGGCTCGGCGGCATCCGGCTCGTCGACGCGTACGTCCCCGTCACCGTGCTGCTCGGCATGATCGCGGGCGGCATCCAGTCGATGCCGCCGATCATCACCGGGTACCGCGAGCGCGGCATCCTGCGCCGGATGTCGACCACGCC
Protein-coding sequences here:
- the glgP gene encoding alpha-glucan family phosphorylase, whose translation is MKAIRRFTVRPVLPEPLAPLQDLARNLRWSWHAGTRDLFAAVDPDRWAASDGDPLRLLGSVPPERLARLAGDEDFLARLSEVADDLRGYLHDDRWYQERARQSQLPAGIAYFSPEFGITAALPQYSGGLGILAGDHLKAASDLGAPLIGVGLLYRHGYFRQSLSRDAWQQETYPVTDPNELPLTLLREPDGTAVHLALALPGGRRLFARVWQAQVGRVPLLLLDSDVEENDAHERDVTDRLYGGGSDHRLLQEMLLGIGGVRAVRAYCRLTGHPEPEVFHTNEGHAGFLGVERIAELAERGTDFDSALEAVRAGAVFTTHTPVPAGIDRFDRELVARHFGAAAELPGLDVQRILDLGMETYAGGDPNVFNMAVMGLRLAQRANGVSTLHGSVSRDMFAGLWPGFDVEEVPIASVTNGVHAPTWVAPEVYRLGARQIGERRTEDALSVGGSARWDAVGEIADRDIWELRGELRRQLVDEVRERLAASWRQRGAGAAELGWIDGVLDPNVLTIGFARRVPSYKRLTLMLRDPDRLMRLLLDEERPIQIVVAGKAHPADDGGKRLVQELVRFTDDPRVRHRIVFLPDYGMAMAQKLYPGCDVWLNNPLRPLEACGTSGMKAALNGCLNLSVLDGWWDEWFAPDYGWAIPTADGTATDEHRRDDLESAALYDLLERRVTPRFYERGPEGLPDRWIEMVRQTLTHLGPKLLAGRMVREYVDQLYAPAAGSARALTPDAARDLAAWKARVRAAWPRVTVDHVEASAGGAELGATLGLHVRVALGELGPDDVEVQAVAGRVDTEDRITEPTTVPLKPVGGPDGEGRWAYEGPLALDRSGPYGYTVRVLPAHPLLVSAAETGLVAVPTEATQEGAGVLLR
- a CDS encoding M4 family metallopeptidase, with product MRKNTGSLRPGSPRRRATAIAAGTVAALLTVTFQTLPATADATGADPGSLPAKLSPAERAELIREANAGKADTAKDLGLGKQEKLVVRDVLQDKDGTTHTRYERTYGGLPVLGGDLIVEATKSGKAKDVTKAAKADLKNVDTTPDVKPATAETQALKLAKADGSKKTEADKAPRKVVWLGQGATKGQPTLAYETVVGGLQDDGTPNALHVITDATTGKKLHEWQAIETGTGNTQYSGTVILGTAQSGSSYTLNDTTRGAHKTYNLNRGTSGTGTLYSGADDVWGNGAATNTETAAADAHYGAALTWDYYKNVQGRSGIRGDGVGAYSRVHYGNAYVNAFWDDSCFCMTYGDGTSNTHPLTSIDVAAHEMTHGVTSNTAGLNYSGESGGLNEATSDIFGSTVEFYANNSTDVGDYLIGEKININGNGTPLRYMDKPSKDGASKDAWYSGIGGVDVHYSSGPANHFFYLLSEGSGTKTINGVTYNSPTSDGLPVTGIGRDKAALIWFKALSTKFTSTTNYAGARTGTLAAAGELYGTTSAEYKAVQDAWAGVAVGARSGGGDPGTGKTFTNDANVTIPDSPGAAVTSSVAVTGVSGAAPSTLKVGVDIVHTWSGDLQVDLVGPSGRTYRLHSSAYDPTPNIQTTYTVNASAETANGTWKLKVQDLGQQDTGYINSFKLTFP
- a CDS encoding ABC transporter ATP-binding protein, yielding MTTTTKPNDKTGTQGEAQDPENIQLPSPGDPFDQDDLPTPEGATGGLLRSLLAPHRRTVALTVLALLLQQAAVQSGPLIVAYAIDSAVPAFRAHDYGPLVAVGAGFLLCAVGSAAFVYAYIRLSAVVSQNVLVDLRGRIFRHAQALSVDFHDRYTSGRVISRATTDVEALRELLSEGLQELVNVVVGSIYITAMLLWLDLGIGSVAALSFAPLYVMIKLYRQRAARAYAERSSAIAAVIVKFVETMNGIRPVRAFRREQANDEHFARLNHRHERSNGTAMLEMARYVIGSRLLANTAVAGMVLWGAYRVAGGTLELGVLAAAVLYIRRLYDPIDRLAMFLNAYESAAASLKKIAGLLVQAPSVPEPATPRSLTARESEQPGREVDFRSVSFGYRTGGEVLPRFDLTLPAGQTVAVVGSTGAGKSTLAKLLARLYDPSHGEVLLDGMDLRELSNAELRRSVVMVTQEAFLFSGTVAENIAIGRPEATREEIEQAAKAIGAHDFIAALPDGYDTDVRKRGGRISAGQRQLVAFARALLADPAVLILDEATSSLDIPGERAVQRAMQTVLHGRTAVVIAHRLSTVEIADRVLVMAEGRVVEDGSPEELIAGTGEFADLHRAWRESVVG
- a CDS encoding ABC transporter ATP-binding protein yields the protein MPTTTRATTETTGQLSAVRTLLRLWPYVRPVRARWAGAAFVAVLASCLALVFPLVLKWIVDGPVTERDPGGVWLGAGVLLALGIAEALLFGLRRWLVARPLAGVEAALRADLYRHLQRLPVSFHDRWASGQLLSRGTTDLMVLRMFLAFPLTFLIVNGVTILAGLSVLIVQDWGLGLVLLAPAVPLIAFCYRFEDGYAKASRRAQDQVGDLTTVVEESVLGIRVIKGFGRHRSQARAFRDLARTVRGTELVKARLLAGILTVITLLPEVALGAALVIGTIQVSDGSLSAGTLVAFLSTALALRWPIESIGFLLAMSQEAATATRRYFEVMDSDPEDPRVLADADAAPDAGQHADDGLRFEGVAFRYPDAAEDSTPTLARVDLHIRSGETMALVGSTGCGKTTLTALVPRLYDVTEGRITLDGRDITAMPRAELRELVSVAFEEPTLFSASVAENVLMGAPAATEPAQLEQALDVAQAGFVNRLPHGVDTEVGEQGLSLSGGQRQRLALARSVVGTPRFLILDDPLSALDVHTEAAVEAALRRVLADSTALVVAHRPSTVLLADRVALLSDGRITAVGTHHELLRKNAEYRHLMSGEHTEETGSGTETERV
- a CDS encoding ABC transporter ATP-binding protein; its protein translation is MTTTTAPLIEVAGLRKTYAGRAVVDGVSFTVGEGEIFGILGPNGAGKTTTVECVEGLRAADEGHVRVAGLDPVRDHAQVTGILGAQLQESEIQPKLTVKEALELYSAFYPAPLDWRPLADRLRLTDKLGTRFAKLSGGQKQRLFIALALVGNPRVVVLDELTTGLDPRSRRDTWELIEEVRDSGVTVLLVTHFMEEAQRLCDRIAVIDRGRVAALDTPAGLISRAAGSTVISFSPSAPLDERELAGLPAVTSVDHKDGRVTLNGTDETVTALLSLLARQHITAHQLRVSDATLDDAFLDLTGAGQS